In Leptodactylus fuscus isolate aLepFus1 chromosome 2, aLepFus1.hap2, whole genome shotgun sequence, one genomic interval encodes:
- the ATG16L2 gene encoding protein Atg16l2, which yields MQGADRRARDTGGKTAWKLHIIRQLRHRDRAQHGNFQEFIQSYNKLLEKSVFLKDLTEKIQTDRAQSPGSHHAARISPEGLHIAGYKDADTLQEEISDLRCNNGELAYQVCELSKRVQERDEELKTQKSSISYLSGLVEDHRHQCQCLENEVVQMVCSNADLKEDYDQLLSQRLLLEGQLHEAEEEQRELIEGLTKKKAMEAEQQNNINERRKEEMWTLLVKKALRKTVSAEGDVRHRNSTDLSDCSSMEMSGSPEMEEPCPRKTRSQSMIALGPSRFMGALRSLFDFRKPQDMCSVDDEWYHASSVCVICCPPKRALYSKEIHDSEIHAVKFSPKSKMVATGGADRVVKIWDIVGGQLHCQQVLQGCNGGITSIEFDPSGVQVLAASFDGSAHLWKLDSKSSDKMTGHTGKVTAARFKMSTYRAVTCSMDRTIREWDLPKAACIRCISVPSYCSDVVCSDSYMISGHHDKKIRFWDSRCRLCVREVTLEEKVTSLYMEQEQTQLLSCSRDDALSLLDLRMGSVRMVFRADGFKCGCNWTKAILSPDTSYSMAGSSDGTIFIWNTRTGLLERSLAGEHSASVNAVAWSMSGDYVVSVDRAKKAVVWSEY from the exons ATGCAGGGTGCGGATCGCAGAGCCCGGGACACAGGAGGGAAAACCGCATGGAAACTGCACATCATCCGCCAGCTGCGGCACCGGGACCGCGCCCAGCACGGGAACTTCCAGGAGTTCATCCAGTCCT acaatAAACTTCTAGAAAAATCTGTCTTCCTGAAGGACCTGACTGAAAAAATACAGACGGACCGGGCACAGTCACCAGGGAGCCACCATGCTGCTAG GATCTCCCCGGAGGGGCTTCACATCGCTGGGTATAAAGACGCGGACACACTTCAGGAGGAGATCTCCGACCTCAGATGCAACAATGGAGAG TTGGCCTACCAAGTCTGCGAGCTGAGTAAGAGGGTACAGGAGCGAGACGAGGAGCTGAAGACGCAGAAGTCCAG CATCTCCTACCTCTCTGGCCTGGTGGAGGATCATAGACATCAGTGCCAATGTCTGGAGAATGAGGTGGTCCAAATGGTCTGCTCCAATGCTGACCTGAAGGAGGACTATGACCAGCTGCTGAGCCAGCGCCTCCTACTGGAGGGGCAGCTTCATGAGGCGGAGGAGGAGCAGCGCGAGCTCATCGAGGGTCTGACAAAGAAGAAAGCCATGGAGGCCGAGCAACAGAACAACATCAATGAGAG GAGGAAGGAGGAGATGTGGACGCTCCTGGTCAAAAAAGCCTTGCGCAAGACGGTCAGCGCCGAAGG AGATGTCCGTCATAGAAACTCCACTGACctaagtgactgcagcagcatgGAGATGTCCGGGAGCCCCGAAATGGAGGAACCCTGCCCCAGGAAGACCAG GTCTCAGTCTATGATTGCTTTAGGTCCTTCAAGATTCATGGGTGCCTTAAGAAGTTTATTTGA TTTTCGGAAGCCACAGGACATGTGCAGTGTGGATGATGAGTGGTACCATGCCTCCTCCGTGTGTGTCATCTGCTGCCCACCCAAGAGAGCCCTGTATAGTAag GAGATTCACGACTCTGAAATTCACGCCGTCAAGTTTAGTCCTAAATCCAAGATGGTGGCCACCGGAGGGGCGGACCGGGTGGTCAAGATCTGGGACATTGTTGGAG GGCAGCTTCATTGCCAACAGGTGTTACAGGGGTGCAATGGAGGAATCACTAGTATCGAATTTGACCCCTCG GGGGTGCAGGTCCTGGCCGCCTCGTTCGATGGATCGGCTCATCTGTGGAAACTGGACAGTAAATCCAGC GATAAGATGACCGGACACACAGGGAAGGTCACGGCCGCCAGGTTCAAGATGTCTACCTACCGAGCGGTCACCTGCAGCATGGACAGGACCATCAGGGAGTGGGATCTGCCGAAAGCTGCCT GTATACGGTGTATCTCGGTGCCCTCGTACTGCAGCGACGTCGTCTGCTCCGACTCCTACATGATCAGCGGGCACCACGACAAGAAGATCCGCTTCTGGGACAGCAG GTGTCGTCTTTGTGTCCGGGAGGTGACGCTGGAGGAGAAGGTGACCTCGCTGTACATGGAGCAGGAACAGACGCAACTTCTCAGCTGCTCCCGGGACGACGCTCTCAGTCTGCTGGACCTGCGGATGGGGAGCGTGCGAATGGTGTTCAG GGCCGACGGCTTCAAATGTGGCTGCAACTGGACCAAGGCGATACTGAG cccagaTACCAGTTACAGTATGGCCGGCTCATCTGACGGGACGATCTTCATCTGGAACACGCGGACGGGGCTTCTAGAGCGCAGCCTGGCCGGAGAGCACAG TGCCTCCGTGAACGCCGTGGCCTGGTCAATGTCCGGAGATTACGTGGTCAGTGTGGACCGAGCGAAGAAGGCCGTAGTGTGGAGCGAATACTGA